The following are encoded in a window of Streptomyces sp. 11x1 genomic DNA:
- a CDS encoding ester cyclase, whose translation MTFVQVIDCRTSRIDELNRLMDSWVEATQGKRTATHSIVGRDRTDSTHVVEIVEFPSYEEAMKNSRLPETDRIFQEMVAACDQEPTFTDLDVLRDEQLNKIVVRNFFEEVANKRNFDAEDTLCTPDYQEHDPTLPTGVVGLEESKAANRKLHAALEPVVTIENLIAEGDLVSAQFSFKGRHTGEFLGMEATGREFSTTGHATFRCQGGRIAESWWNTDDLGLLRQLGAIEA comes from the coding sequence ATGACATTCGTCCAGGTCATCGACTGCAGGACCAGCAGGATCGATGAGTTGAACAGGCTGATGGACAGCTGGGTCGAAGCAACCCAGGGCAAACGGACAGCCACCCATTCGATCGTCGGCCGGGACCGCACCGACTCCACGCACGTTGTGGAGATCGTGGAGTTCCCCTCGTACGAGGAGGCGATGAAGAACTCACGGCTGCCGGAGACGGACCGGATCTTCCAGGAGATGGTGGCGGCCTGCGACCAGGAGCCCACGTTCACGGACCTCGACGTCCTCCGGGACGAGCAGTTGAACAAGATCGTGGTTCGCAACTTCTTCGAGGAAGTGGCCAACAAGAGGAACTTCGACGCGGAGGACACGCTCTGCACACCCGACTACCAGGAGCACGATCCCACCCTGCCGACGGGCGTCGTCGGGCTCGAGGAGTCCAAGGCGGCGAACCGGAAGCTTCACGCCGCACTTGAACCGGTGGTCACGATCGAGAACCTGATCGCGGAGGGCGACCTGGTGAGCGCGCAGTTCTCCTTCAAGGGCCGTCATACGGGTGAGTTCCTGGGCATGGAAGCCACCGGCCGGGAGTTCTCGACCACTGGTCACGCGACGTTCCGCTGCCAGGGAGGCAGGATCGCGGAAAGCTGGTGGAACACCGACGACCTCGGTCTGCTGCGGCAGTTGGGCGCCATCGAGGCCTGA
- a CDS encoding 2TM domain-containing protein, producing MVDPLGADDSHSPRTTPDREWAHKRLEKKRKLRADFVAYVVINAFLIVVWALTGAGYFWPGWVLGGWGVFLLLDAWQAYFRRPITEEDIDRELRSKR from the coding sequence ATGGTGGATCCCCTGGGCGCGGACGATTCGCACTCGCCACGGACGACGCCGGACAGGGAGTGGGCCCACAAGCGGCTTGAGAAGAAGCGCAAACTCCGCGCCGACTTCGTGGCCTATGTCGTGATCAACGCATTCCTGATCGTGGTGTGGGCACTGACGGGTGCAGGGTACTTCTGGCCGGGCTGGGTCCTGGGCGGGTGGGGCGTGTTCCTGCTTCTCGACGCGTGGCAGGCGTACTTCCGGCGGCCCATCACCGAGGAGGACATCGACCGGGAGCTGCGCAGCAAGCGCTGA